The Argentina anserina chromosome 3, drPotAnse1.1, whole genome shotgun sequence genome includes a region encoding these proteins:
- the LOC126788766 gene encoding protein NUCLEAR FUSION DEFECTIVE 4, whose amino-acid sequence MSSSSKSFQWLSLVGIIWLQSINGTNTTFPAYSSQLKNTLSLSQLQINNLVFASDAGKLFGWFSGIAAFYLPLWLVLMIGSLLGLIGYGIQFLFVTGQIASPAYWQIFLLTMVAGNSVCWINTVCYVVCIRNFPFHQQVAVGLTTSYQGLSAKIYTDIVSAAFSSSPHKRVQAYLLLNSLMPLLACVVVAPLVTEIDVLTGKSRNIATGFNLMFLITIATGIYAVITSLGSMIGLDRMIGTGVFLLIPLVIPIVEIIKEIISRRWSLDREKRVYNVSIDDHKGLESIESGVVKVEEGEENTQISTVQVLNEVDEVPVQQVFGVREEIGVKLMVRRIDFWLYFLVYFFSATIGLVFLNTLGQIAESRGSSKTSSLVSLSSSFGFFGRLMPSLLDYFFSRSKYMISRPAFMATLAAPIAGVFFLLLDPANVSLIISTAIIGVCTGAITSIAVSITTELFGTKKFSINHNVVVSNISIGSFVFGYTSALLYRKEGNEGGRCVGMACYRSTFIIWGSLCTLGTVLALMLYARTRKFYSKRS is encoded by the exons ATGTCTTCCTCATCAAAATCTTTCCAATGGTTGAGCCTTGTGGGCATCATATGGCTTCAATCCATAAACGGAACAAACACCACCTTCCCTGCTTACTCATCCCAACTCAAGAACACTCTCTCATTGTCCCAACTACAAATCAACAATCTCGTCTTCGCCTCCGACGCAGGGAAACTCTTTGGTTGGTTTTCCGGCATTGCTGCTTTTTACCTTCCCCTTTGGCTAGTCCTCATGATCGGCTCACTTCTGGGGTTGATTGGCTACGGCATCCAGTTTCTGTTCGTAACAGGCCAAATCGCATCTCCAGCATATTGGCAAATATTCCTGCTCACCATGGTGGCCGGAAATAGTGTTTGTTGGATCAACACCGTTTGCTATGTTGTTTGCATTCGAAACTTTCCATTTCACCAACAAGTTGCTGTGGGACTAACAACAAGTTACCAAGGGCTGAGTGCAAAAATCTACACAGATATAGTTAGTGctgctttttcttcttcacctCATAAGAGAGTTCAGGCCTATCTCCTTCTAAACTCTCTCATGCCTTTACTAGCCTGTGTTGTAGTGGCACCATTGGTGACAGAAATTGATGTGCTTACAGGGAAGTCAAGAAACATAGCAACGGGGTTCAACTTGATGTTCCTTATAACCATCGCCACCGGAATCTATGCCGTCATCACCAGTTTAGGATCAATGATCGGCCTAGACAGAATGATAGGTACCGGGGTGTTCCTACTCATCCCCTTGGTAATCCCAATTGTGGAAATCATCAAAGAAATTATATCAAGACGGTGGAGCCTAGACAGAGAGAAAAGAGTGTACAATGTCAGCATAGATGATCATAAAGGCCTTGAGAGCATAGAAAGTGGTGTGGTGAAAGTCGAAGAAGGAGAggaaaatactcaaattagtACGGTGCAGGTACTTAATGAGGTCGATGAAGTACCAGTTCAGCAAGTGTTTGGTGTTAGAGAGGAGATTGGAGTGAAGTTGATGGTGAGAAGGATAGATTTCTGGTTATATTTCCTAGTGTACTTTTTCAGTGCAACAATTGGGCTTGTGTTCCTAAACACCTTGGGACAGATAGCAGAGTCAAGAGGTTCATCCAAAACTTCTTCCCTGGTTTCTTTATCTTCTTCATTCGGGTTCTTTGGTCGTCTCATGCCTTCACTTCTGGATTATTTCTTCTCTAG AAGCAAGTATATGATTTCAAGGCCCGCATTCATGGCTACATTAGCTGCACCGATAGCAGGAGTTTTCTTCTTGCTTCTCGACCCAGCTAACGTCTCGCTTATCATCAGCACTGCTATCATAGGAGTGTGCACTGGAGCAATCACTTCTATTGCCGTCTCCATAACCACAGAGTTGTTCGGTACCAAGAAGTTCTCAATAAATCACAATGTGGTGGTTTCAAATATTTCAATCGGGTCGTTTGTTTTTGGCTACACATCTGCTCTTCTTTATCGCAAGGAAGGCAATGAAGGTGGTAGGTGTGTGGGAATGGCTTGTTACAGAAGCACCTTCATTATCTGGGGTAGTCTTTGTACGTTGGGGACTGTTCTAGCTTTAATGCTATATGctagaacaagaaagttcTACTCCAAAAGATCATAG